Proteins found in one Seonamhaeicola sp. S2-3 genomic segment:
- a CDS encoding Ig-like domain-containing protein — protein MTKTLSNFILILFLSVAFINCANRGTPEGGPKDETPPVIIKSVPENFSTNFDENEIKIYFDEYIKIKDLQKQLIISPPMKTQPVVKPFSSASKFITIKISDTLLPNTTYAFNFGNSITDNNEGNPYPYFRYVFSTGDYIDSLKVTGKIIDAFNKEPETFVNVALYEVDSTFSDSIVYKETPKYITNTLDSLTTFSIENVKAGKYMLMALKDNNGDNKFQQKTDQIAFHKSFIEVPTDSSYILKLFKEIPDFRANKPRLFSGEKIAFGYEGDYTNMKIDILSEVPEEFSYRITKDEKADTLYYWYTPRLEVDSLVFKVSNKNYEKEFTAKISEQKRDSLILKSSVSGTIGIDEPFKIIGSTPFASFDDSKVSLIDKDSTNVDFSTTFDTLNNAYIFNFKKSYENKYAMKILPEAFTDIFNNVQTDTLSYALGTRKESDFGFARFTLVNAKYPLIIQLTDDKGEVKYEKYATKEGQIDFQNLTPGRYNIRVIHDANGNKKYDTGSYLKKIQPEHVSHFIFDNNEQIRANWGSIQTLNFK, from the coding sequence ATGACTAAAACCCTTTCAAATTTTATTTTAATACTTTTTTTAAGTGTAGCTTTTATAAACTGTGCTAACCGTGGCACACCCGAAGGAGGTCCTAAGGACGAAACCCCACCGGTAATTATTAAATCTGTTCCAGAGAATTTTTCAACCAATTTTGATGAAAATGAAATTAAAATTTATTTTGATGAGTACATTAAAATAAAAGATTTACAGAAGCAGCTCATCATTTCGCCACCTATGAAAACGCAACCAGTGGTGAAACCTTTTAGTAGTGCTAGTAAATTTATAACTATTAAAATTTCTGATACACTATTACCAAATACCACTTATGCTTTTAATTTTGGCAATAGTATTACTGACAATAACGAAGGAAATCCTTACCCGTATTTTAGATATGTTTTTTCAACAGGCGATTATATTGACTCTTTAAAAGTAACAGGAAAAATAATTGACGCCTTTAATAAAGAACCCGAAACCTTTGTCAACGTTGCTCTTTACGAAGTAGATTCTACATTCTCAGATTCTATTGTTTATAAAGAAACTCCTAAATACATTACCAATACGCTTGATAGCCTTACCACGTTTTCAATTGAAAATGTAAAAGCAGGAAAGTATATGCTCATGGCGTTAAAAGACAATAATGGTGATAATAAATTTCAACAAAAAACCGATCAAATTGCCTTTCATAAAAGTTTTATTGAAGTACCAACAGATTCGTCTTATATTTTAAAATTATTTAAAGAAATTCCAGATTTTAGAGCTAATAAACCCAGATTATTTTCTGGTGAAAAAATTGCTTTTGGATATGAAGGCGATTATACAAATATGAAAATTGATATCCTTTCTGAAGTACCAGAAGAATTTAGTTATAGAATTACAAAAGACGAAAAAGCCGACACTTTATATTATTGGTACACTCCAAGATTAGAGGTTGATTCTTTAGTTTTTAAAGTTTCTAACAAAAACTATGAAAAAGAGTTTACAGCCAAAATTAGCGAACAAAAACGAGATTCATTAATTTTAAAATCATCTGTTTCAGGAACTATTGGTATTGATGAGCCTTTTAAAATTATTGGCAGTACGCCTTTTGCTTCTTTTGATGATTCTAAAGTTTCTCTTATAGATAAAGACTCTACCAATGTTGATTTCTCTACTACGTTTGATACCCTAAACAATGCATACATATTCAATTTTAAGAAAAGTTATGAAAACAAGTATGCTATGAAAATTTTACCTGAAGCTTTTACAGATATTTTTAACAACGTTCAAACAGACACCCTATCTTATGCTTTAGGTACTAGAAAAGAATCAGACTTTGGTTTTGCCCGTTTTACTTTGGTGAATGCTAAATACCCACTTATTATTCAATTAACTGATGATAAAGGTGAGGTGAAATATGAAAAATATGCCACTAAAGAAGGGCAAATAGATTTTCAAAATTTAACACCAGGCAGGTATAATATTAGAGTTATTCATGATGCTAATGGCAACAAAAAATATGATACTGGTAGTTACTTAAAGAAAATTCAACCCGAACATGTAAGCCATTTTATTTTTGATAATAATGAGCAAATAAGAGCTAATTGGGGAAGCATTCAAACCTTAAATTTTAAGTAA
- a CDS encoding uroporphyrinogen-III synthase produces the protein MKVKTILVSQPEPKIENSPYFDLQEKQKVKIDFRPFIHVEGVSAKDVRQQKVDLSKYTAIILTSRNAVDHFFRVAKEMRFTVPDSMKYFCQSEAVAYYLQKYVVYRKRKIYVGKRTFSELSPLIKKYKDEKFLLPNTDKVKQEVPDTLNALGVDWKQATFYKTVVSDLSDLADVYYDILVFFSPSGIESLFQNFPDFKQNDTRIAVFGNTTIKAVKEKGLRVDIAAPTPETPSMTMALEKYIEKVNKGK, from the coding sequence ATGAAAGTGAAAACAATTTTAGTATCTCAACCAGAACCTAAAATAGAGAACTCACCTTACTTCGATTTACAAGAAAAACAAAAAGTAAAAATAGATTTTAGACCTTTTATTCATGTAGAAGGTGTATCTGCTAAAGACGTAAGACAACAAAAAGTTGATTTATCAAAGTACACAGCTATTATTTTAACTAGTAGAAATGCTGTAGATCACTTTTTTAGAGTTGCCAAAGAAATGCGCTTTACTGTTCCAGATTCAATGAAGTACTTCTGCCAATCAGAAGCTGTGGCATACTATTTACAAAAGTATGTAGTGTATAGAAAACGTAAAATTTATGTAGGTAAACGTACTTTTTCTGAATTATCTCCTTTAATTAAGAAATATAAAGACGAGAAATTCTTATTACCTAATACTGATAAAGTTAAACAAGAAGTTCCCGACACTTTAAATGCTTTAGGTGTAGATTGGAAACAAGCCACTTTTTACAAAACCGTAGTAAGTGATTTATCAGATTTAGCCGATGTGTATTATGATATATTAGTATTTTTTAGTCCTTCTGGAATTGAATCATTGTTTCAAAATTTCCCAGACTTTAAACAAAATGATACGCGTATAGCTGTTTTTGGAAACACTACAATAAAAGCCGTAAAAGAAAAAGGACTACGTGTAGATATTGCTGCACCTACACCCGAAACACCTTCAATGACCATGGCTTTAGAAAAATATATTGAAAAAGTTAATAAAGGTAAATAA
- the pckA gene encoding phosphoenolpyruvate carboxykinase (ATP) — MDNYNQITKTISLERYGIKNAKLNYQLSPEKLHEITIEKGLGVEASSGALAVNTGEFTGRSPKDRFIVKDDITKDLVWWGDINIPFDADKFDKLYSKVVNYLSGKEVFVRDCYACADENYKLSIRVINELPWSNQFAYNMFLRPTPDELSNFNPEWTVVNAPGFMANPEEDGTRQHNFAILDFSKKIALIGGTGYTGEIKKGIFSALNFILPVFKNTLPMHCSANVGEKGDTAIFFGLSGTGKTTLSTDPKRSLIGDDEHGWTNENTVFNFEGGCYAKVINLSKEQEPEIYNAIKKGAILENVILDENGVVDFADTSITQNTRVSYPIHHIENIKVPSIGQNPKNIFFLTADAFGVIPPISKLTPSQAAYHFISGYTAKVAGTEAGVVEPVPSFSACFGAPFMPLHPAKYAEMLSKKMIEANVNVWLVNTGWTGGPYGVGKRMELKYTRAMINAVLNGDLGLYNYEDYHIHSVFGVAQPRTCPGVPTSVLSPRATWNDDEAYYTTAFKLTNAFRENFKKFEAHCSEEIRRGGPQRYAF, encoded by the coding sequence ATGGATAACTACAATCAAATTACGAAAACGATTTCGTTAGAACGCTACGGTATTAAAAATGCAAAATTAAATTACCAATTATCACCAGAAAAACTTCATGAGATTACTATTGAAAAAGGTTTAGGAGTTGAAGCTTCGTCTGGAGCATTAGCTGTTAATACAGGAGAGTTTACAGGACGCTCTCCAAAAGATAGATTTATAGTAAAAGATGATATTACCAAAGACTTAGTTTGGTGGGGAGATATTAATATTCCTTTCGATGCAGATAAATTTGATAAGCTATACAGTAAAGTGGTTAATTACTTATCTGGAAAAGAAGTTTTTGTAAGAGATTGTTATGCCTGTGCAGATGAAAACTATAAGTTGAGCATTAGGGTAATTAATGAACTTCCGTGGAGTAACCAGTTTGCATATAACATGTTTTTAAGGCCAACACCTGATGAATTAAGTAATTTTAATCCAGAATGGACGGTTGTAAATGCACCAGGATTTATGGCAAACCCTGAAGAAGATGGAACGCGCCAACATAATTTTGCAATTTTAGATTTCTCAAAAAAAATTGCTCTTATTGGAGGTACAGGCTATACAGGCGAAATTAAAAAGGGCATTTTTTCGGCGTTAAATTTCATTCTTCCTGTATTTAAAAATACCCTACCAATGCATTGTAGTGCTAATGTTGGTGAAAAAGGTGATACAGCTATTTTCTTTGGACTTTCAGGAACAGGAAAAACAACCCTGTCTACAGACCCAAAAAGAAGTTTAATTGGTGATGATGAACATGGGTGGACTAATGAGAATACGGTATTTAATTTTGAAGGCGGCTGTTATGCAAAGGTTATTAATCTTTCAAAAGAACAAGAACCAGAGATTTATAATGCCATTAAAAAAGGTGCCATTCTTGAAAATGTAATTTTAGATGAAAATGGTGTTGTAGATTTTGCTGATACTAGTATTACTCAAAATACCAGAGTAAGTTATCCAATTCATCATATTGAAAATATAAAAGTGCCATCTATAGGGCAAAATCCTAAGAATATTTTCTTTTTAACGGCAGATGCTTTTGGGGTAATTCCACCAATTTCTAAATTAACACCAAGTCAAGCAGCATATCATTTTATTTCTGGTTATACAGCTAAAGTAGCTGGAACTGAGGCCGGAGTGGTAGAACCAGTACCATCTTTTTCGGCTTGTTTTGGAGCACCTTTTATGCCTTTGCATCCAGCCAAATATGCCGAAATGTTAAGCAAAAAAATGATTGAAGCTAACGTGAACGTTTGGTTGGTTAATACAGGGTGGACAGGTGGTCCTTATGGCGTAGGAAAGCGTATGGAGTTAAAATATACCAGAGCCATGATTAATGCTGTTTTAAACGGTGATTTAGGCTTGTATAATTATGAGGATTATCATATTCATTCTGTTTTTGGAGTGGCACAACCAAGAACATGCCCTGGTGTTCCTACTAGCGTATTGAGTCCTAGAGCTACATGGAATGATGATGAAGCTTATTATACAACAGCTTTTAAATTAACCAATGCGTTTAGAGAAAATTTTAAAAAGTTTGAGGCACATTGTAGCGAGGAAATAAGACGAGGCGGTCCGCAACGATATGCGTTTTAA
- a CDS encoding amidohydrolase yields MQEHLKVALLQSDLVWENPERNRSNFAEKIASISEKVDLMILPEMFTTGFTMNAKSVAETMQGNTVAWMKQIASKYNSAITGSLVIIEEGKFYNRLLFVEASGQVTTYDKKHTFTLANEDKTYASGRERVIINYKGWNICPLICYDLRFPVWARNTVNYDVLLYVANWPKTRVNAWDALLKARAIENMSYCIGVNRVGVDGVAIEYNGHSAVYDVLGNQITSIKPSNEQIEIVTLKKQHIETYRNALKFLNDRDDFMFT; encoded by the coding sequence ATGCAAGAACATTTAAAAGTAGCATTGCTTCAATCTGATTTGGTTTGGGAAAACCCAGAACGAAACCGAAGTAATTTTGCTGAAAAAATAGCATCCATCTCAGAAAAAGTAGATCTTATGATACTACCCGAAATGTTTACAACGGGTTTTACTATGAACGCCAAAAGTGTTGCTGAAACTATGCAAGGCAATACAGTTGCATGGATGAAGCAAATAGCTTCAAAATATAATTCTGCTATTACAGGAAGTTTAGTGATTATTGAAGAAGGTAAATTTTATAACAGATTGTTGTTTGTTGAAGCCTCAGGACAAGTTACTACGTATGATAAAAAACATACTTTTACGCTAGCTAATGAAGATAAAACATATGCAAGTGGTAGAGAAAGAGTGATTATTAATTATAAGGGTTGGAACATATGCCCGTTAATTTGTTACGATTTACGTTTTCCGGTTTGGGCTAGAAATACTGTTAATTATGATGTTTTATTATATGTTGCCAATTGGCCAAAAACCAGAGTAAATGCTTGGGATGCGTTGTTAAAAGCCCGTGCTATAGAAAATATGAGTTATTGCATAGGTGTTAATAGAGTAGGTGTTGATGGTGTTGCTATTGAATATAACGGGCACTCTGCAGTTTATGATGTTTTAGGAAACCAAATAACCTCTATAAAACCTAGTAATGAGCAAATTGAAATAGTTACTTTAAAAAAGCAACATATAGAAACGTACCGAAACGCTTTAAAGTTTTTAAATGATAGAGATGACTTTATGTTTACTTAA
- a CDS encoding zinc metallopeptidase → MFGYYILIGAIALVSWAVSNTLKRKFEKYSKTQLRNGMSGAEIAQKMLADHGIYDVEVISTPGRLTDHYNPKNKTVNLSEAVYHERNAAAAAVAAHECGHAVQHAKAYSWLQMRSTLVPVVSVTSGMSQWLIIGGLILGGAAGLGLGWWVAVAGLVMMGAATAFSFITLPVEYDASNRALAWLKNKNIVTPEEYKGSEDALKWAARTYLVAAIGALANLLYWALQVFGRD, encoded by the coding sequence ATGTTTGGATATTATATATTAATAGGAGCAATTGCCTTAGTAAGTTGGGCAGTAAGTAATACCTTAAAACGAAAGTTTGAAAAGTATTCTAAAACGCAATTACGAAATGGTATGAGTGGTGCAGAAATAGCACAAAAAATGCTAGCAGATCATGGCATTTATGATGTAGAAGTTATCTCAACACCAGGTAGATTAACAGATCATTACAACCCAAAAAATAAAACGGTTAATTTAAGTGAAGCGGTTTACCATGAGCGAAATGCAGCAGCAGCGGCAGTAGCAGCACATGAATGCGGACATGCAGTACAGCATGCAAAAGCATATAGTTGGTTGCAAATGCGATCTACATTAGTGCCTGTAGTTAGTGTAACTTCTGGCATGTCTCAATGGTTAATAATTGGTGGTCTTATTCTTGGTGGAGCAGCTGGTTTAGGCTTAGGCTGGTGGGTTGCAGTTGCAGGTTTAGTTATGATGGGAGCTGCAACAGCGTTTAGTTTTATTACGCTTCCTGTAGAGTACGATGCTAGTAACCGTGCATTAGCTTGGTTAAAAAATAAAAATATAGTAACCCCAGAAGAATATAAAGGTTCTGAAGATGCACTTAAATGGGCAGCAAGAACTTATTTAGTGGCTGCCATAGGTGCTTTGGCAAACTTATTATATTGGGCACTACAAGTTTTTGGTAGAGACTAA
- a CDS encoding glycine--tRNA ligase yields the protein MANQDDKFKKVISHAKEYGYVFQSSEIYDGLSAVYDYAQNGAELKKNIRDYWWKAMVQMNENIVGIDAAIFMHPTTWKASGHVDAFNDPLIDNKDSKKRYRADVLIEDYCAKIEAKIEKEVKKAAKRFGDAFNKEEFLSTNGRVLGYQEKIDKTLSRMAKSLENEDLADVKALIEELEIADPLTGSKNWTDVKQFNLMFGTKLGASADNAMDLYLRPETAQGIFVNFLNVQKTSRLKIPFGIAQTGKAFRNEIVARQFIFRMREFEQMEMQFFIKPGTQKEWYEHWKETRLKWHLSLGMGEDLYRFHDHEKLAHYADAAADIEFKFPFGFKELEGIHSRTDFDLSQHEKYSGKKLQYFDPEENKSYVPYVLETSIGLDRMFLAVFSNSLQEEELENGTTRTVLKLPSVLAPVKAAVLPLVKKDGLPEIARKIVDELKWDFNVIYDEKDAVGRRYRRQDANGTPFCITVDHDTLEDNTVTIRHRDSMEQERVKIEDLREIIKKEVDVRSWLMKMR from the coding sequence ATGGCAAATCAAGACGATAAATTTAAGAAGGTTATTTCGCATGCAAAAGAATACGGTTATGTGTTTCAAAGTAGCGAAATATATGACGGTTTAAGCGCTGTGTATGACTATGCGCAAAACGGTGCAGAATTAAAGAAAAACATACGCGACTATTGGTGGAAAGCCATGGTGCAGATGAATGAAAATATAGTAGGTATAGATGCAGCTATTTTTATGCATCCTACCACTTGGAAAGCATCAGGACACGTTGATGCTTTTAACGACCCTTTAATTGATAATAAAGATTCTAAAAAGCGTTATAGAGCCGATGTTTTAATTGAAGACTATTGTGCTAAAATTGAAGCTAAAATTGAAAAAGAAGTTAAAAAAGCAGCTAAACGTTTTGGAGATGCCTTTAATAAAGAAGAGTTTCTCTCTACAAATGGGCGTGTTTTAGGTTATCAAGAAAAGATAGATAAAACATTGTCTAGAATGGCAAAGTCTCTAGAAAATGAAGATTTAGCCGATGTTAAAGCGCTAATTGAAGAATTGGAAATTGCAGATCCGTTAACGGGTTCTAAAAACTGGACAGACGTTAAGCAATTCAACCTCATGTTTGGAACAAAACTAGGTGCTTCTGCTGATAACGCCATGGATTTATATTTGCGCCCAGAAACAGCACAGGGTATTTTTGTAAACTTTTTAAACGTGCAAAAAACAAGCCGTTTAAAAATTCCTTTTGGTATTGCTCAAACTGGTAAAGCCTTTAGAAATGAAATTGTTGCAAGACAATTTATTTTTAGAATGCGTGAGTTTGAACAAATGGAAATGCAGTTCTTTATTAAACCAGGAACTCAAAAAGAATGGTATGAGCACTGGAAAGAAACCCGACTAAAATGGCATTTAAGTTTAGGAATGGGTGAAGATTTGTACCGTTTTCATGACCACGAAAAATTAGCGCATTACGCCGATGCTGCTGCCGATATTGAATTTAAATTCCCATTTGGATTCAAAGAATTAGAAGGTATTCACTCTAGAACAGATTTTGATTTAAGTCAGCATGAGAAATATTCAGGTAAAAAACTTCAGTATTTTGATCCTGAGGAAAATAAAAGTTATGTGCCCTATGTTTTAGAAACATCAATAGGTTTAGATAGAATGTTCTTAGCTGTATTTTCAAACTCTTTACAAGAAGAAGAGTTAGAAAATGGCACAACCAGAACCGTTTTAAAATTACCAAGTGTTTTAGCGCCAGTTAAAGCGGCTGTTTTACCATTAGTTAAAAAAGATGGTTTGCCAGAAATTGCGCGTAAAATTGTTGATGAATTAAAATGGGATTTTAACGTTATTTATGATGAAAAAGATGCTGTTGGCCGTCGTTATCGCAGGCAAGATGCTAATGGTACACCATTCTGTATTACTGTTGATCATGATACTTTAGAAGATAACACAGTAACCATACGTCATAGAGATTCAATGGAGCAAGAACGTGTTAAAATAGAAGATTTAAGAGAAATCATTAAAAAAGAAGTAGATGTACGTTCTTGGTTAATGAAAATGAGATAG
- a CDS encoding ComF family protein, which produces MLKPLLNLFFPKVCYACHNLLGDNENTICIDCRHNLPVTNFHFEDNDAIKKVLYGRAQIENGTALFRFEKKESVQRLIHGLKYKGYQNIGTTLGGWLGGELKEVKAYQNIDIVIPVPLHKKKLRKRGYNQVAKFGQEIALALNAKYIDNVLVKITNTKSQTKKGRFARWTNSNELFALKNMNLIENKHILLVDDIITTGATIEACTTVLKQAKNVKISIATMAIVP; this is translated from the coding sequence ATGCTTAAACCATTATTAAATCTATTTTTTCCAAAAGTGTGTTACGCATGCCATAATTTACTTGGTGATAACGAAAACACTATTTGTATAGATTGCCGACATAATTTACCTGTTACTAATTTTCATTTTGAAGACAATGACGCTATAAAAAAAGTATTGTATGGACGTGCCCAAATTGAAAACGGAACAGCGCTTTTTAGGTTTGAAAAAAAAGAATCTGTGCAAAGGCTTATTCACGGATTAAAATACAAAGGTTACCAAAACATTGGTACAACGCTTGGTGGTTGGTTAGGTGGCGAATTAAAGGAAGTTAAAGCATATCAAAATATTGATATTGTAATTCCTGTACCACTACACAAAAAGAAATTACGTAAAAGAGGCTACAATCAGGTAGCTAAATTTGGACAAGAAATTGCATTAGCTTTAAATGCAAAATATATAGACAATGTTTTAGTTAAAATTACAAACACAAAATCTCAAACTAAAAAAGGACGCTTTGCTCGATGGACAAACAGCAATGAACTTTTTGCTTTAAAAAATATGAACCTTATTGAAAATAAACACATCTTACTTGTAGATGACATTATAACCACCGGAGCTACTATAGAAGCCTGTACTACGGTATTAAAACAGGCAAAAAACGTTAAAATTAGTATTGCTACTATGGCAATAGTACCTTAA
- a CDS encoding DUF423 domain-containing protein has product MKKTVLVTAAALGLIAIVLGAFGAHGLKELISPEAQKTFETGVRYQMYHAILLLFVGNSALFSEKTMKILYYLVVVGVLFFSGSIYGLATNSLTSFNFKTIGFITPVGGLFFILAWGILIVKFLKLTPKTDIK; this is encoded by the coding sequence ATGAAGAAAACCGTATTAGTAACTGCAGCAGCTTTAGGACTTATAGCAATTGTTTTAGGAGCCTTTGGAGCTCATGGTTTAAAAGAATTAATTTCACCAGAAGCTCAAAAAACTTTTGAAACCGGAGTAAGATATCAAATGTATCATGCTATTCTACTTTTATTTGTTGGTAATAGCGCTTTGTTCTCTGAAAAAACCATGAAAATACTTTACTATTTAGTAGTAGTGGGTGTTTTATTTTTTTCGGGTTCTATTTATGGATTAGCTACAAATAGTTTAACATCTTTTAATTTTAAAACCATTGGGTTTATAACACCTGTTGGTGGCTTATTTTTTATTCTTGCTTGGGGTATTTTAATTGTTAAATTCTTAAAATTAACTCCAAAAACTGATATAAAATAA
- a CDS encoding S46 family peptidase, whose product MKLIKFLILFVFFQVTAQQGGMWIPSLLEGMNEAEMQALGSKLTAKDIYDVNNSSLKDAIGHFNGGCTSEVISPKGLVLTNHHCGFAQIQSHSSLENDYLKNGFWAMSLEEELPNNGLFIEFIVRIEDVTSQVLSGISDDMTEKEKQSLIDKNSNALQKNVEKEPWQDTKVKSFYKGNQYFLFVTERFEDIRLVGAPPTSIGKFGSDTDNWVFPRHTGDFSLFRIYADKNNRPAKYSKDNVPYTPKHFLPISLDGVEEGDFTMVFGFPGTTDEYLPAVAIEHITKNFNPSNIAIREAALKVIDAKMKVNDDIRIKYASKQARIANAWKKWIGQNSGLKKSKAIALRKAFEAKFIKAYTEQGLEDKYGHILPEFDKLYKDFANVDVKRRNFIEVFLVTNELMKMVFRTYQFEQTIKNNPDALDKAKNYIINTIKGIHKNYDVTVDKGVFESVMPMYTQNVDATIYNKTAFTNLNTSLALFEGSKEEIITAINNDAAYKYAKPIIEEFYNVINKEYETKNLAISALQKEYMTALIKVLPNERYFPDANGTLRVTYGQVRGYSPRDAVYYNAISYLDGVIEKYVPGDYEFDVPEKLLELYNNKDYSPYADKNGKVPVCFLGTNHTTGGNSGSPTIDAHGNLIGLNFDRVWEGTMSDIYYDPEICRNIMVDLRYVLFIIDKYAGATHLIDEMTLVHPKTGTK is encoded by the coding sequence ATGAAACTCATTAAATTCCTCATATTATTTGTATTTTTTCAAGTAACAGCTCAACAAGGTGGCATGTGGATTCCTTCGCTTTTAGAAGGGATGAACGAAGCCGAAATGCAAGCTCTAGGCAGCAAACTTACAGCTAAAGATATTTATGATGTTAACAACTCTAGCTTAAAAGATGCAATTGGGCATTTTAATGGCGGTTGTACTAGCGAAGTTATTTCTCCAAAAGGACTAGTTCTTACCAATCACCATTGCGGATTTGCTCAAATTCAATCCCATTCTTCATTAGAAAATGATTATTTAAAAAATGGGTTTTGGGCTATGAGTTTAGAGGAAGAATTGCCTAATAACGGATTGTTTATTGAGTTTATAGTAAGAATTGAAGACGTAACATCTCAGGTTTTATCTGGAATTTCTGATGATATGACTGAAAAAGAAAAACAGTCTTTAATTGATAAAAACAGTAACGCATTACAAAAGAATGTTGAAAAAGAACCTTGGCAAGACACTAAAGTAAAATCATTTTACAAAGGCAATCAATACTTTTTATTTGTAACAGAACGTTTTGAAGATATTAGATTAGTAGGTGCTCCACCAACAAGCATTGGAAAATTTGGAAGCGATACCGATAATTGGGTTTTCCCAAGACATACTGGCGATTTTTCATTGTTTAGAATTTATGCCGATAAAAACAATCGTCCAGCTAAATACAGTAAAGATAACGTACCTTATACTCCTAAACACTTTTTACCCATTTCATTAGATGGTGTTGAAGAAGGTGATTTTACCATGGTTTTTGGTTTTCCAGGAACTACAGACGAATATTTACCTGCTGTAGCTATTGAACACATTACAAAAAATTTCAACCCAAGTAATATTGCTATTAGAGAAGCGGCTCTAAAAGTAATTGATGCCAAAATGAAAGTAAATGATGATATTAGAATTAAATACGCATCAAAACAAGCCAGAATAGCTAATGCTTGGAAAAAGTGGATTGGCCAAAATTCTGGTCTTAAAAAAAGTAAAGCAATAGCCCTAAGAAAAGCTTTTGAAGCTAAATTTATCAAAGCATATACAGAACAAGGTTTAGAAGACAAATACGGCCATATTCTTCCAGAATTTGATAAACTTTATAAAGATTTTGCCAATGTTGATGTAAAGCGAAGAAATTTTATTGAGGTGTTTTTAGTAACTAATGAATTGATGAAAATGGTTTTTAGAACCTATCAATTTGAACAAACCATCAAGAATAATCCCGACGCTTTAGACAAAGCCAAAAATTACATTATCAATACCATAAAAGGCATCCATAAAAATTACGATGTTACTGTTGATAAAGGCGTTTTTGAAAGTGTTATGCCAATGTACACCCAAAATGTAGATGCCACTATTTATAATAAAACCGCATTTACCAATTTAAACACCTCATTAGCATTATTTGAAGGCTCAAAAGAGGAAATCATAACAGCTATTAATAACGATGCTGCTTACAAATACGCAAAACCTATTATTGAAGAATTTTACAATGTTATTAATAAGGAATATGAAACAAAAAACCTAGCTATTTCTGCTTTGCAAAAGGAGTATATGACAGCGCTAATAAAAGTACTACCAAATGAGCGTTATTTCCCTGATGCCAATGGCACTCTAAGAGTTACGTACGGACAGGTTAGAGGCTATTCGCCTAGAGATGCTGTATACTACAATGCCATTAGCTATTTAGACGGCGTTATTGAAAAATATGTTCCAGGAGATTATGAATTTGATGTTCCTGAAAAATTACTAGAACTCTACAATAATAAAGATTACAGTCCTTACGCAGATAAAAATGGAAAAGTCCCTGTTTGTTTTTTAGGAACCAATCATACCACCGGCGGTAACTCTGGAAGTCCAACCATTGATGCGCATGGTAATTTAATTGGTTTGAATTTTGACAGAGTTTGGGAAGGCACTATGAGTGACATATACTACGACCCCGAAATATGTAGAAACATTATGGTAGATTTACGTTATGTACTTTTTATTATTGATAAATACGCTGGTGCCACACATTTAATTGATGAAATGACATTGGTACACCCAAAAACAGGTACTAAATAA
- a CDS encoding Lrp/AsnC family transcriptional regulator: MKNKEKTLTIDGIDKKILRALMVDARTPILEIARNVGISGAAIHQRLRKLEKSGLITGSKFVINPRVLGYTTVAFIGVYLDKAIHNPEAIKQLKKVPEVLECHYTTGNWNVLIKIICKNNAHLMHLLNDEIQTISGVSRTETFISLDQQIDRQMKI, from the coding sequence ATGAAGAATAAAGAAAAAACCCTTACCATAGATGGTATAGACAAAAAGATATTACGCGCGTTAATGGTAGATGCTAGAACTCCCATTTTAGAAATAGCCCGTAATGTGGGTATTTCTGGAGCTGCTATTCATCAACGTTTACGTAAACTTGAAAAATCTGGATTAATTACAGGTTCTAAATTTGTTATAAACCCAAGAGTTTTAGGATATACTACTGTTGCTTTTATTGGTGTTTATTTAGATAAAGCCATACACAATCCGGAGGCAATAAAACAACTTAAAAAAGTTCCCGAAGTTTTAGAATGCCATTATACTACTGGAAACTGGAATGTATTAATTAAGATTATTTGTAAAAATAATGCGCATTTAATGCATTTATTGAATGATGAAATTCAGACTATTTCTGGAGTTTCTAGAACAGAAACTTTTATTTCTTTAGACCAGCAGATTGATAGACAAATGAAGATTTAA